GTTTGATAGCGGATGCCACCATGGCACTCAAACTGATCGCCCCGTCGGCCTTTAATCTGGTAGGCCATGATTCGACGCTTAGTTGGTAGCGATTGATGCGCCGATGTGCAGACTTCCGTGAGCGTTAGTCCTTCGTGCCGCCAAGTGAGAACGTGGCCGCAATTGGTGATATCCATCTTCAGAGTGTACCCTCCCCGCTCGACTGTTCGCGACTGAAAGGTTTCGAACAATTCGGGGTGAAGTGGCCTCGTGTATAACTGGAAGGCCAGCTCGGCAACTCTGGGACGAATAGATAGCAACGAGAACTCCTTCTAAAAGCAATTCGGCCGAGATCCTCCTGACCTCGACGGTCTTTGACAAGCGATGATTAAGCCATCATCTCTCAAGCATACTTCGCATGTCCGACCTTGATTATAAACGGGTCGCAAATTCCCGAGGAATACTGTTTTTTGCGATGCCTGAAATTGATTATTTACCGCACGTTTTTTTTCGCAAGGACTTGACTTTGCACATTCGGCTGGCGTCCACTCGGCAACAAATCGCGAAATAGGAATCTCAGTTTGCCCTATTCTTGCTCGTGTGGGAATGTCAAGTTTTTTGCGGTTTGGAAGTGCGACAGCTTGCTATCGGAAAGCCGATTTTCGACTTAGAATATAACTTTCCTTGTTTTCCCAAAAAATGTACGCGGTTTCTTCTCTGACGCTGCTTTCTGCGCCCCAAGCAGCCGCCAGCTGGGGACTCGGTCTACAACTTAAACGCCGCTCTTCGATTCATTATGACCGTATCTGACTTCACGAAGCTTGCCGAAAATTCCTCGGAAGCAAGCGAGTGGCTTTCGCAACTGAAAATTGTCGACGTGGCGCGCGGACGTGAAAACTTAAACAGTTTCGTCCGTCTGAACTTGCCGCTTGATCTGCAAGCGTTCTTGTGCAGCAAACTGGCCGAAGCCTTGCCTGGCTGTAGTGACCCGGATATGGCTTTGAACAATCTGGAACGGTTGTTCACTCGCAGTCGAAGTCCGCTGAGCCTGGCGGCAACCTTCGAACGTGATGCTTCCTCGCTGAATACGTTGGTTCGCATCTTCAGCACGAGTCAAAGCCTGAGCGATCAAATTGTCACCGATCCGGAAAGCTTCGAGCTCGTTCGCATCACCGATGGCCAACCGGCAGCACGCCAGTACC
The genomic region above belongs to Blastopirellula marina and contains:
- a CDS encoding DUF2617 family protein, whose protein sequence is MLSIRPRVAELAFQLYTRPLHPELFETFQSRTVERGGYTLKMDITNCGHVLTWRHEGLTLTEVCTSAHQSLPTKRRIMAYQIKGRRGDQFECHGGIRYQTTFQLEGVSNKLFRMCQRELCNDDRKVGLVHEFDSSGRMNLGAVSYMNAETRNRSVFIQAFHTFPDDNAIVKTETYFRLPG